The Poecilia reticulata strain Guanapo linkage group LG13, Guppy_female_1.0+MT, whole genome shotgun sequence genome has a segment encoding these proteins:
- the slc25a15a gene encoding solute carrier family 25 member 15a: MAPHPVIQALIDFSAGAAGGTACVLSGQPFDTVKVKMQTFPSMYRGFIHCFISTFKQVGLGGLYKGATPALLANISENAVLFLSYGLCQDAVRLLLRMDKGAELSDVQKASAGSLASIFSSMAICPTELVKCRLQAMHEMEETGKIAKGQRSTVWSVVKTVLRTNGPLGFYQGLTSTIVREIPGYFCFFGAYEVCRTTFAHHMGTDKDSIGILPLMFSGGFGGACLWLVVYPIDCVKSRIQVYSLGGRQEGFMKTFTGIIRTEGFTALYSGLTPTMIRTFPANGALFLAYEFSRKFMMDTVGASRVLLQLQAPDSSPMISTTSSTVEMVTPRKLHISEENVEDKNAGRLGCFGWLLVIISLLFVALTFPITLFLCVKIVKEYERAVIFRLGRIADRKPKGPGLFFVLPCTDNFVKVDLRTVSFDIPPQEILTKDSVTVSVDGVVYFRIHCPISAVANVSNAHSSTRLLAQTTLRNVLGTKNLSELLSDREGISVSMQEALDEATDPWGIKVERVEIKDVKLPQQLQRAMAAEAEASREARAKIIAAEGEMNASRALKEAALVIGEAPSALQLRYLQTLNAIAAEKNSTIIFPLPIDMMQGFMQKK; encoded by the exons ATGGCTCCACATCCTGTAATACAGGCACTCATTGACTtttcagcaggagcagcag GTGGTACAGCCTGCGTGCTAAGCGGTCAGCCATTTGACACCGTCAAGGTGAAGATGCAGACGTTTCCCAGCATGTACCGTGGCTTCATCCACTGCTTCATTTCAACTTTCAAACAGGTGGGACTCGGTGGTCTCTACAAAGGCGCCACACCAGCCCTCCTGGCCAACATCAGTGAGAATGCGGTTCTCTTTTTGAGTTATGGCCTGTGCCAGGACGCTGTCCGTCTTTTGTTAAGGATGGATAAAGGAGCAGAGCTCAG tgATGTCCAAAAAGCTTCTGCAGGGTCTTTAGCTTCCATCTTCTCCTCCATGGCCATTTGCCCCACAGAGCTGGTGAAATGTCGCCTACAGGCCATGCATGAAATGGAGGAGACCGGAAAGATTGCGAAAGGACAGCGAAG CACCGTCTGGTCTGTGGTTAAGACTGTGCTGAGGACAAATGGTCCTTTGGGTTTCTACCAGGGACTCACCTCAACCATTGTCAGGGAGATACCTGGTTACTTCTGCTTCTTTGGTGCCTACGAAGTATGCCGGACTACATTTGCACACCATATGGGGACAGACAAAGATAGTATAG GCATTCTTCCACTTATGTTCAGTGGTGGATTTGGAGGGGCTTGTCTTTGGCTAGTGGTCTATCCAATAGACTGTGTGAAGTCTAGGATCCAAGTCTACTCTCTAGGTGGGAGGCAAGAGGGTTTCATGAAGACCTTCACGGGTATTATACGCACTGAGG GTTTCACTGCTCTGTACTCTGGTTTGACTCCTACCATGATCCGGACCTTCCCTGCCAACGGAGCGCTCTTCCTAGCTTATGAGTTCAGCCGTAAATTTATGATGGACACAGTGGGTGCCT CAAgagtgctgctgcagctccaagcGCCAGACTCTTCCCCAATGATCTCAACAACATCCAGCACAGTGGAAATGGTTACTCCACGCAAACTTCATATCagtgaagaaaatgttgaag ATAAAAATGCAGGGAGGTTGGGATGTTTTGGTTGGCTGCTGGTAATTATATCCCTCCTATTTGTAGCGCTAACCTTCCCAAtcactttgtttctgtgtgtcaaG ATAGTAAAGGAATATGAGCGAGCGGTCATTTTCAGACTTGGGCGAATCGCCGATCGGAAACCTAAAGGACCAG gactgttttttgttttgccctGCACTGATAACTTTGTGAAAGTTGATCTAAGGACTGTGTCTTTTGATATCCCTCCACAAGAG ATCCTGACCAAAGACTCGGTCACTGTATCCGTGGATGGAGTTGTCTACTTCCGCATTCACTGTCCCATCTCAGCTGTGGCCAACGTGTCCAACGCACACTCATCCACACGGCTGCTTGCTCAAACCACTCTGAGAAATGTTCTTGGCACCAAAAACCTTTCAGAACTTCTGTCTGACAGAGAAGGAATTTCAGTGAGCATGCAG GAGGCCCTGGATGAAGCCACCGACCCATGGGGGATCAAGGTGGAGCGCGTGGAGATCAAGGATGTGAAGCTGcctcagcagctgcagagagccatGGCTGCAGAGGCGGAGGCCAGTCGGGAGGCCAGGGCTAAA ATCATTGCTGCAGAAGGTGAGATGAACGCTTCCCGGGCTCTGAAAGAAGCAGCTCTAGTCATCGGTGAAGCTCCGTCTGCTCTTCAGCTGCGATACCTGCAGACTCTCAATGCCATCGCCGCAGAGAAGAACTCCACCATCATCTTCCCTCTGCCCATAGACATGATGCAGGGTTTCATGCAGAAAAAGTGA